acattACATATGACATATAATAGCCACGTAGGATGCAACGTAGGAtgaatatgtttatttattcaattttatacaagtttaaatgtttAGTTGTGCACACTCAGAGTTGGAGGACATGTATGTCAACTAAAGTCAagttaaatttcatatttatttattatgtcttCTATATTTcgtaacaatttaattttaaaatattaattttgtctttaataaaatgatttataatcaCGTAAACAATATATTAGAATggaaataatcataatttactatgtagaaaaataatatatcaaatatgATGTATAACTTGTTATCACACTAAAATTTATAGCAAAATATTATACTACTTGAAGTTAATAATTGTAGTCACCCATCCACAAGGAAATAACTCATTTAGCTcgtgtcattttttatttctagcCAGCCACAGAGTAGCCCCCACCTACCACATAATGTTGAAATTGTGAAAATGGCATAACTCATAGTAAGAGTGGAGAAGTAATTGGTGaagaataattataattttttttaccatgactaataataataattattatcattagTGATTGAAAGTTGTTATGCTAATAATTGTAAATGTGGTTTATATAATAGCTAATGAAGGTAGAGAATAATTACGATTTGTGGCGATATATAATAATGACAATTATTATTAGTGATTGGGAATTGTTATGATGATGAATGTAGATGGTGATAGTTAATAATGGTGAGTGACGACGGTAGTTATAAATTGGCGAACTGTATATCTATAGACATCAAAATTTTGTGGGACTATACAAGCTAAGATGAGTGCAATttcatttgagattcttgaaaaCTACTATTCTAAACTATATATAGTTCATGtctaaataagaaataatatatttgaatttttcggAGTCAAAAAGaccatttttttcttcctaAATGTATAAAGGGCCCATAGCAAGCCAACTGTAAGGCTGAACCATCAAAGACAAGAGCAGTGGCAATAGCAAATGCCTTTGCAACTACATTAAACacaactttaaacaattataagGATCCAAAAAGAATTATCACATAAAGTGATCAGGTTTGCTTTTCAAGaattaaattgattaattttaaaattcaaactaaaatagatcaatttaattaattgtaaatTTGGAATTATTAATTCCCACTTGGATTTATTAAGAGTTGGTAGCAAATGAGTATTAATTAGTACTCTCATGTCCCTAATTATttatccacttttgaattgacacacattaagaaaataattattgatatagtgagtttatcattttacccctattaattatgaaatgaatGACTTAAAaacttaaagttttcaagaagtCTTACCTTTTTCAatgtaattaattgagggtataataggttaaaaaatagacaagtaattaagtacaactaaaaaaggaaaaatggacaagtaactaaagaaaactaaaaaaagaaaaatggatacgTAATTAGGCACATAAGCAGTATTATGATTCCAATGTACTTCCattacatattattaattagtaTTATGATTCCAATGTACTTCCATTTTTATATTCCAATGAATAtaggaaaaaacaaaattgtcTATAGgttattagttttaaaattgaaaaaaatcttTTCACCAGAAAATTTAGTCAGAatggtaaaataatatatttcacactattttattttattttttttgaacatttttatctttttaattttaataccttttaattaaaaaatggaaaaaagaacagtttattttaaaataaaaaagatattatagactttttaattttctggtcatttagcattaccctttaaaattaagttttgaaAAAAGCTGCTATGagtatgtgttttttttttaaaaagtaaaatacattAAATAAACTCGCCGCTGCAGCAATtttatgggttttttttttatggaactCGCTGCTCTAGCAGTtattttgttaaagaaaatgttTAACATTTCTCATTGGACGTTGTTAACGGCTATTAAAATCATAAAGGATCTCGCTCACTCGTAAGCGAATTTtccattttgttttttaaaaaaaataaattgggtTGCCATTATGCATTTTGGAGCAAACAAGTTGTCATTTTGGCTCCGGACTCTAATATATTTTCTTACAGAGGCAtctcaaatatttcataaactcttgaaatattcataaagaAATCGAGGTGTGACGGGACTCTTCTTGACAATCAAATACTTAGGAATTAAGAAAAGAATAGAATTGTCCCCATAttgtttattaataataaaataattagtaataattgCATCATTCAAGAATGCAGTACAACATCACATCAAGATTCATGTAAGAGTCTATAATCACATTCTTTCTCTTCAGCCACATGAGATAACCTACTGCTCCCATCATTGAGAGATTCATAAAATCGGCAGACGACCAAAAAATATAAGAAGTTGAGAAAACCCAAGAAAGAAAGCAACCAGAAAAAGTAATCAATGTGACCCTTATTAATGTTGCTCGAAAGCCAGCTTGTTTTACCACCGGTTGATGAAAGCCAATCCACACCACTCACCAGAATACTTCCAATCAAACTCGACACAGCAGTCCCAACAGTGTACATAGAAGACGCGATGCTGGACATGCTTTTGGGAAATAAAGCGTAGAAAAACTCAACCTGTCCAACTCCATGGGTAGCCGCAGCAACTCCGAGTAGTGCATATTGTGGCACGAACCACATAGCAGACATGTTCACTAAAGCATTTGGGTCGTCCTCGAGCCCTTCTTCTATTGCCCTTTGTCGTCTTATGCTTTCTGTTATTGCTGACAATGCAATAGACATAGCAGAGGATATTAAACCAATCCCCATTCGGGTCACAGGACTTAACCCTCTTGCTTGTCCTGTATATTTTGATAGCAAAGGGACCAAAACGCGGTCGTAGAAAGCAATCCAGATTGTTAAAGCAATAATCATAAACACACTGAATGATGCTGCTGGTACTTCAAAGTGAGGAAAGATGTGTCTATCCATTGTCTTGGTTTGAAgcaaggaaaatgaaaatacatTCATATCCACAAAGATCATGAAACAGGTGGACCACATAGGAAGTGCTTTAATAAGAGCCTTCAGTGATTCAACTTGTTCCACACTAGAGAGATTCCATGGATTTGAAGCTGATCCATCAGGATTCAAATCTCTTTGAGGATCTTCAATCATACAAGCTCTATTTAAACACCTATAACATACAATAAAACTTTATTACAATGAACTGCAATATCATATAGCActgaaaaaggaagaaaagatgAAGACACTGACCTGAAGTCCTTTGATGGAGTCAAGACCTCTGATTCAAGTGGCCAACGATAGTATTCATCACAATCACTCAATGAAAGACGGgtattatttcttttcctaaaaGCTGCTACAGCTGCTTGAAACAATCCTATGACCAAGTTTTCCGTAGTTTTAGCTTTCACTTTGATATAAAGAGGAGAACCGATTTGGAACATCAAGACAGACAAAAACATGAGGATAGTAGGGACACCAAAGCCAACTTTCCAACCATAAAGATCTTGAATATAAACGATAACGGTAACTGCAAGAATAGTTGAAATCCCTGAGCTAGCATAGTACCAATTGAAATAGCTTTCAAGAATCCTCTGGTTGTTGGggttctttttattttccaattgatcaGCACCAAATATTATAGAACAAGGTCTAACAAAACCAGCTCCAATTGACATAAACACAAAAGATGAAAACAGAACAGCAAGTTGGAGTGCTGTTACTCCATTACAAACATGTTGGATCTGAGAGCAGGGTGAAGACTTGAGTTGTGGAATCATCGCTGTGAGCCATAGAATAATCATTCCCTGTCCAAGAAAAATGTTAAACTTAACCCAATTTAGTCTGAACATCAccattttctataaataaataagaaaaaaaacatctGCACTAGTGAGATAACAGATTGACATCAAAACACTCACAATAAGAGTGGAGATGGATCCATAGGCAACAGCCCTATACCGACCCAAGTAAAAATCAGCAGTAATTGCCCCAAAAAGAGCCAATCCATTTGAAAGTGCACCCCATAGTCCAAGAATGCTAGTTCCAGTAGCAGCACTCATGTTATAATATGTCATCAAGTAGATTATCATATTCGTTTGTAAACCAAAACTTGCTACCCTTTCAAATGATTCATTcactgaaaaaaatatatgaaacaaTTACTACTTAAAcaatgtaaacaaaaaaaaaaagagtattacCAATGATAAAAGGCATGGTTCTAAGACCACCCTTTCTTGGGTTTTCTTCAACTTGTGATTCTGTGCCCATTTTCAGTACCATTCTCTGTttcctcttcagttttcttcttttgctttaATATATGATTAACAGAGACAGAGAGAAAGAGTAAGATACACAAAACCCCATGCCCACATTTATCGCCTCAAATTGGTTGCTTCCAAAATATTGAATGAGATATAGACGTGACAGAGAGTGGGGCATATTAgacaatttaaattttgataacgATTGGATcatgaatattttttacttttatttttcaagttgaatttaaaaatttactCTTCATTATAACAAAGTGTGACAACCAAAAAACATGACACGTTGAGAAACAActcttttataaatgtttaaACAAACAATATAAGACACAAATTTCTAAAGCAAATCAATTATAAAGTATGTTTTAGTAGTAAAAAGGCTGGCAGAGTGGCAGGTCATGTCATGTAACAATTAATATTGTCTAGCCTTCAACTTCAAGTTGTATTTGGGAGGAAAGACATAAAATAACACTTGAAGTTGTcgcaaatttttaaaaagacatttAAATTATGTGAGTGTTCTATGACCCCACAAAACTTGTAAATACCTTTATAAATAAActattttgaccctttttctccctatgtttgtaatttttaaaGAGTATTACCAATGATAAAAGGCATGGTTCTAAGACTGCCCTTTCTTGGGATTTCTTCAACTAATAATTCTCTTTCACTCTCCATTTTCACTAACACTCtgttttttttcctcttcaGTTTCTTCAATCTTCCTTGCTTTAAATTCGATGATGTAGATTCAGTAAAATGAATGGTCcagaatatattaaaatatttttcaataagaTACatagaatattattattattattattattactatatagAAGCATGCTGACGACCAAACGACCAAGGGTAAAAGAGTCTTTTACTACTAAATAATATCTACCATTTCATCATCCACACACTAAAGAGGAATTTTCTAGAAAGATAAGCCCAAGGACAACCAAGGGTAAATGAGTCTTTTACTActaaataatactccctctgtcccattttatgtgacaacatttcctttttggtcagtcccaaaaagaatgtcacatttccttatatggaaagtatttaaaggtacaattctttttttatccttgttggtcccacttaatcttaaaataatactccaatacatttatgaggagagagaaattgAGTCTACTTTTAAAAGGACAATTTGGTAAatatttcaaagtcttcatttatttcttaaactccgtgcccggtcaaatattgccacataaaatgggacggaggaagtatcTAGCTATGTGACTATAAAAAGGAATTTTCTAAAATTACACTTTAGACACAAATAAAGAGACCTCCTCTCTTCCCATCACTGCTCACTCTTCAGTGTTGTCTCCGGTAAGTGTCTTTTTCTcttatgattgttttttttttccttcagtTCTCgtctttcatattatttttttttcataaattgagtatttctcaacttctagaccacaatttatatatgtattttgacTTGTTTGCGTGGAAATCGATTATTTAATCCTATTTTCTCTTTGATACCCAATTTATATGTAGGGATTTTTTAAAGTATTCACCAAAAAGGTACTGATGAAGAGCTAGAGTTCAATGGTGTTCTCAATGATGCAATGGCTGTCGATTCGAGATTGATCTCCAATTTGTTGGTTTCTTATTGTTGTGCAGGTATTCTTTGAGTGTTTGGCGTCATTGGTGGACATCGGAGGTGGAAGCAGCACCGTGTCGATGGTTATTGTTGAAGCTTTTCCGAGATAATAAGAAAGTGGTAATTACATGAGAAGAATTGAAGAAGACATAATAAGAAGACTTACCACCTTgcaaaaagattgaatctttttgTGTTCTTGAAAAGATAAATCTGAGAGCTTATAAGAGTTTACTCATACCAACTGATATATGGGCAGAGAAAAAAGACAAGACTTTTTTATCTGATTAATACCAATCTTGGTGTTGGTAGGCAAccaggaaaaatattttttaaatatgtaaaaagaaaagatttgttgGTGGTGAAGAGTGGGTGGAGGAGGCTTTCTATTTCAAATAGAGAACTCATCTTTAGTGAATGGTAGGAATTTGGATACTCCCTCTCTCCTCTTCCCCTTTTGGATTTGGCTCTTGGTTGGTATTCTCATGGCATTTTCACAAGCCCTCTAAGTCTCTAACTCTAATTCTTTTTCCGAATTTATGTCTAATCAGGTATAAGTTTCTTAGAAATTGAAGTATGTCTTATTATGATTCAATAATTTAAACTTTAATTATTAGTTAAAAGAGATaagtataaattattaaattatagaCGAACAGaaaacacaaacaaattaaagaccAATACAAAATAAGACTAAAAGTGTTTGTTTGGTACTGTTGATGTTGTGTTGGGCTCCAAATCTCAATTTATAACTCTGTTTCTATTGAGAAGAAATCTGGGGATTGGGCTTCCGACAATGGCCCATTAAGCACAAAGCTCACGACTTGTTTGCCTCCAAGCCCACATGAGAAGTCAGTGTTCTCAAGGCCCAAATTAGATCGTCACCTccaacattcataaaatattctttttctataAATACATATCTCACAGAGTTTATTACAAGTAGACAAATTGGCCTCCATGGTTTAACAATTAGCAATAGTTGTGTTATGTTTAAATATTTGTAAAGAGCATTTGCATtcaatgaataaaatatatttttttatttgtaaagtgCATTTACATTCAATTAGTTTATTAGATGTTTCGTAGACAAAGCAAAACACATcaatataaactaattaaaatttgtGTGGTGTTGTATTTttggtacctcaaacttcactCGTGTGATTACATTGgctatgttattgttgttgtctaTTTAGTACAGGTATAATTTATAACATAGTGGTATACATATGACAAAATTCACTATTACATTTCAcacaattttgaaatatataatgCAACTTATTGGGGTATACAATACACCAACAGAGACCATTCAGCTACCAAACACAACATTCAGTACTGTGGTAACTCAGTTAGTTATATGCATTCTTGGtgctatttattatgattttcaGTTTATTTTGGATTTATTTGGCCCAAAGCAACAAGTTATGTGATCCGtgcgagttttttttttcttgttcttccaTTAAAGTACCTTGTGTTGAagattatttatgatttcaaaattgaaaaagcAGGCGTAGATGATAGTATTTACTCACATGCTTGAATCATATCATTGTAAAATAACTTtagtagaaaatatttatttatattaaaactCACTACCACAAGTGTAATATTTATTAGTGCAAATAGCCTAGGTGCGCTATTTGCAATCTCTATACTTTAAAAAAGtacagatttttttttaaagatttcactataaaaaaaatttatcttttcAGTACAAATAAAGCAGGATGTCTTAGGTGAACTATAACCCAAAGCTTTATTCACCATAGTTTAATTGTCAAATGtctttgaaacttgaaactgtTGAACATGCATTTTATAAATAGTTGTTAACGGACCTACCAAAGGTGATTGATGCGGTTTCAAACTTTACGTTTGTAACGTTATAACATTCTGTCATAGTTCAGACATTTCTTAGTTATTCAAGGTTTCAAGTATCATAATcatatgttgcttggactctttaTAAATGTTGATTGGGTGTGCacttaattttctaaaaatactGTATTTTGGACAATCCAACACTGCTGCACaatcaaaattgaaaagtcCGCACAACTTAACCACTATTAGCAAGTGTGGTGGAGTTTTTTGTTCATTCAGTATTTCGATTTTGTTTCTTGAATCTGACTTGACTCTTTCAGCCGAGATAGTTGAAATTTTGACCATGTTATAATACAGATGGATCATGAATCTTAGGTAGTAGTTTTAGCTTGACTAATTGGCTTGATATGTTTGTATTGTATGTGTGGTGTTGTAGGCTTTGCTATGATTAACAAATATTGTTATTTCACAAGTGTAAagcatatatttatttcaacatGGTCACGAAAAATATGATTGCTTAAGGTAACATAAGTTGaatctgtatttttttttttttatgatgtgagatttcattaagGCATCCAATAGATGCAAAGGTATAAAAGGGAGATTTGAATCTGGaattttagtttcaaatttATATGTTAAGAAgtaattgcatttttttttaaaaaaaaattaataatcaaaGTTGACATTCAATTTTTTGCTCAAAGTAATGGTAGTTTTCATCATGTTGGCATGTATATGCTTGGGGGACTGTCAGTTAGATGCACTCCTAAGTATATTTGAAACTATTATATTGGATTGAGTATGTTGTCTCAACAAGTTCACCTATGGAAACTTCTTATTTCTTACAAAGTCGTTTTTTGCTTAATCTGATCTATCAAGTATCAACACTTCTGTATAAATTGCCAATACCAACTACATCACTGTATCTTAATGTATATTAAGTTCATTGacgtttattttttaatgaagatGGACTGCTACTTACAACTTGTGGAATACCAAATTATGTGACTCCAAAGGTGCTCATTAGTTTGTCCTATaagtcattttatttcatatccTCAGATCAATAACtttcatttttgtattgcttCTTGCTATTGATGTAATATCTTTTTGTATTTAGGCCTGGTTATCTGCCTTATGAAGAGGCAAAAACCATCTAGTTGGGAATACAAAATACATACTAACAAGCGTGCACATTGTCCATAAACATTTGCAAATCTAATCAGAGCAGCAGGTCACAATGCAACGATCATGTGTGAGGTAAAAAAGTTGGTTCAACTCATTCCTCTAAAATTGAC
The DNA window shown above is from Solanum stenotomum isolate F172 chromosome 6, ASM1918654v1, whole genome shotgun sequence and carries:
- the LOC125867011 gene encoding protein NRT1/ PTR FAMILY 1.2-like isoform X3, whose protein sequence is MESERELLVEEIPRKGSLRTMPFIIVNESFERVASFGLQTNMIIYLMTYYNMSAATGTSILGLWGALSNGLALFGAITADFYLGRYRAVAYGSISTLIGMIILWLTAMIPQLKSSPCSQIQHVCNGVTALQLAVLFSSFVFMSIGAGFVRPCSIIFGADQLENKKNPNNQRILESYFNWYYASSGISTILAVTVIVYIQDLYGWKVGFGVPTILMFLSVLMFQIGSPLYIKVKAKTTENLVIGLFQAAVAAFRKRNNTRLSLSDCDEYYRWPLESEVLTPSKDFRCLNRACMIEDPQRDLNPDGSASNPWNLSSVEQVESLKALIKALPMWSTCFMIFVDMNVFSFSLLQTKTMDRHIFPHFEVPAASFSVFMIIALTIWIAFYDRVLVPLLSKYTGQARGLSPVTRMGIGLISSAMSIALSAITESIRRQRAIEEGLEDDPNALVNMSAMWFVPQYALLGVAAATHGVGQVEFFYALFPKSMSSIASSMYTVGTAVSSLIGSILVSGVDWLSSTGGKTSWLSSNINKGHIDYFFWLLSFLGFLNFLYFLVVCRFYESLNDGSSRLSHVAEEKECDYRLLHES
- the LOC125867011 gene encoding protein NRT1/ PTR FAMILY 1.2-like isoform X1, with translation MVLKMGTESQVEENPRKGGLRTMPFIIVNESFERVASFGLQTNMIIYLMTYYNMSAATGTSILGLWGALSNGLALFGAITADFYLGRYRAVAYGSISTLIGMIILWLTAMIPQLKSSPCSQIQHVCNGVTALQLAVLFSSFVFMSIGAGFVRPCSIIFGADQLENKKNPNNQRILESYFNWYYASSGISTILAVTVIVYIQDLYGWKVGFGVPTILMFLSVLMFQIGSPLYIKVKAKTTENLVIGLFQAAVAAFRKRNNTRLSLSDCDEYYRWPLESEVLTPSKDFRCLNRACMIEDPQRDLNPDGSASNPWNLSSVEQVESLKALIKALPMWSTCFMIFVDMNVFSFSLLQTKTMDRHIFPHFEVPAASFSVFMIIALTIWIAFYDRVLVPLLSKYTGQARGLSPVTRMGIGLISSAMSIALSAITESIRRQRAIEEGLEDDPNALVNMSAMWFVPQYALLGVAAATHGVGQVEFFYALFPKSMSSIASSMYTVGTAVSSLIGSILVSGVDWLSSTGGKTSWLSSNINKGHIDYFFWLLSFLGFLNFLYFLVVCRFYESLNDGSSRLSHVAEEKECDYRLLHES
- the LOC125867011 gene encoding protein NRT1/ PTR FAMILY 1.2-like isoform X5, yielding MVLKMGTESQVEENPRKGGLRTMPFIIVNESFERVASFGLQTNMIIYLMTYYNMSAATGTSILGLWGALSNGLALFGAITADFYLGRYRAVAYGSISTLIGMIILWLTAMIPQLKSSPCSQIQHVCNGVTALQLAVLFSSFVFMSIGAGFVRPCSIIFGADQLENKKNPNNQRILESYFNWYYASSGISTILAVTVIVYIQDLYGWKVGFGVPTILMFLSVLMFQIGSPLYIKVKAKTTENLVIGLFQAAVAAFRKRNNTRLSLSDCDEYYRWPLESEVLTPSKDFRCLNRACMIEDPQRDLNPDGSASNPWNLSSVEQVESLKALIKALPMWSTCFMIFVDMNVFSFSLLQTKTMDRHIFPHFEVPAASFSVFMIIALTIWIAFYDRVLVPLLSKYTGQARGLSPVTRMGIGLISSAMSIALSAITESIRRQRAIEEGLEDDPNALVNMSAMWFVPQYALLGVAAATHGVGQVEFFYALFPKSMSSIASSMYTVGTAVSSLIGIFW
- the LOC125867011 gene encoding protein NRT1/ PTR FAMILY 1.2-like isoform X2, encoding MVLKMGTESQVEENPRKGGLRTMPFIIVNESFERVASFGLQTNMIIYLMTYYNMSAATGTSILGLWGALSNGLALFGAITADFYLGRYRAVAYGSISTLIGMIILWLTAMIPQLKSSPCSQIQHVCNGVTALQLAVLFSSFVFMSIGAGFVRPCSIIFGADQLENKKNPNNQRILESYFNWYYASSGISTILAVTVIVYIQDLYGWKVGFGVPTILMFLSVLMFQIGSPLYIKVKAKTTENLVIGLFQAAVAAFRKRNNTRLSLSDCDEYYRWPLESEVLTPSKDFRCLNRACMIEDPQRDLNPDGSASNPWNLSSVEQVESLKALIKALPMWSTCFMIFVDMNVFSFSLLQTKTMDRHIFPHFEVPAASFSVFMIIALTIWIAFYDRVLVPLLSKYTGQARGLSPVTRMGIGLISSAMSIALSAITESIRRQRAIEEGLEDDPNALVNMSAMWFVPQYALLGVAAATHGVGQVEFFYALFPKSMSSIASSMYTVGTAVSSLIGSILVSGVDWLSSTGGKTSWLSSNINKGHIDYFFWLLSFLSFINFLYFLVVCRFYESLNDGSSRLYHVAEDKECDYRLLHES